The Biomphalaria glabrata chromosome 7, xgBioGlab47.1, whole genome shotgun sequence region aaatttaatgaaagatggctttaattttttgtttaatcatCAAGATTTCAAAGtggttgctttaaaaaaaaaaattgattctgtCACCATGGCAACCAACATTTTAAGAATGTtagcagatttttaaaatcaaaatcatacACTATTTgtatgaaatatatatttatttacaaaaaaaacaaaaacaattctttATTTTATGTTCATTGGTTTGATAGCAAAGTATTTAAACACTTGCATTTCATGTCTTGTTTCAAACCCTCTTAAAATTCCATTGACTGTAAAATCTGATAAAGTTTACTTAATTAGCCCTCTAGACATTATGATCCTCAAAGGAGTCTTTTGTTTAACTTTATTATTTCTGTTAGGATAAACTCTATAGTGGTTCCCATAATGCAATCAATGTCTGGGAAACCAGTGAAAATTTTCAGCAGTTGGCAACAATTGAAAGGGAATTTGGATCTGTGTATTCTCTAGTGGTGAGCAAAGATTACATTATCGCAGGTACTTCAGGTGAATATTGTCAACTTTGGTTTTGTACATTTTGTTAAATTAGAGTGCAtcaatcttttttcttttatttgtttgtaatttCTGAATATGTATATGGCTAAATAAATCATTGCGTCCCCTAATAAATCATTGTTTACCAAGCAGTGATTCTGAGACATGAGAAAGTGACTTAAGATTTATTGAaagctttcaccaaagatgtctTCTCTCCATCACGAACATATGATGGCAAGACTGCACCACAAATAGTTATGTTCTTGTGAATGTCTGTATGGAGAAtatagagggactgcttatagttcgacagctacacCTTGGGCAGGGCTTGTATCCCATATGGGAAACAActatatgccaaaggcaatcttttttggTGAGATAAAAGGTAGTCagtgtaacagaggtgccctttGGAAATgctttaaatgcttttttaacTGCCATTGAAGAGAGCCCCTGAAGCAGTTGGTCTCCAAACGAGACAGAGGTCTCTTACAAAAGAACCTAAATTGACCTCCGGAGAAAAGTTTTGATTTCTGCACTGGATGTGgccaaatatgtaggtctcagctgtGACTGTGTAGCCACATGAAATATTGTACTCCTTATTAAGTCTAAAATTTGCTTAACATTTTATCTTGTGTTTAGAACTGTGGCTTTGTTTATCACTATTAATTTTTGATACTAAACAAAACTTttcttagttaaaaaaaaaagataaaatgtaaaagaaacatACTTAGTATTAACCTgtacttatatttaaaaagaaaagggtgCGGGAATAGTTACTATTAGCCTGGGCTAGAATttaaaaagaaggggggggggcaatgaaaaaaaaattttgtactAAAGGCTTAACTTGTTTTTCCAACACTAACATTTATCAGCACCCTTACTCTTTGTTTATACAGCTCAAGGCAAAATTTTCAACTACAATGTTTATAACcaattatatattttcttttgatatCTGTGTTGTGAATAAGTTGACATTGGATATTGTCTCTCCATATTCTTCtaaattttgaaatttattGTCATGTGCTTATTTGTTATATCTCAGGTACTTATAACCAAAACATTCACATTTTCAACATTGATACCCATGAATTTGTCTTGAACCTATGTGGACACCTGGGCACTGTCACCACTCTAGTCATCTCCCCATCAGGACGTTTCTTGTTTTCAGCATCCCATGATTCCAATATACAGGCAAGTCCATGAATCAGCATGGTGCTGTGGTTATGACCATTGTATTATAAATTAGTCTACTCACCACATTTGTGAtgaaaataatttctttctctttaaacTTGAGCATATTCCCACTTTcaagaattttttaaagatattctgttttatttataaattgtaatgaaTCTTTCAGTTCTATTATGAATTACATAACGGgtttaatttacattttgaaatgttaGAGGAAAGGACATAAGCAAATAAGCAAAGGGTAAAAAAGATGTCggtatattaaattattattgatGAATTTAATAAGTTTTCAAATCTGAAGAATTTTgttcaaatcaaacaagaatatAGGGgaaaaaatgctatttaaaaTACTAGAATATGCATCCATTATTCGGATCCCTCAggtcaagaaaacaaagaaactagaacaaatccTAAATAGAGCTGTGAGGTTTATTACAAATTAATATTGACATTTAACTACAGAAACACCATTGGTGAAATGACTAAACTTAAGAGCACTTAATGAGAGAAGACTAAATGTAACATAGAGAGAATACATCATGTAACACTGAACCAAaacttaacaaataaaataattttaacctAAAGAAAGACGTGAGacaaacatttcttattccaaaaGCTGACACAAATAATGAGCACTATTTCTTTCCAAGCACTATGGAACAAGTGTACTGCGTCAACCTGGAAAGCATATGATTTGTAGAGTTTTAAGTTTCTGATTAACATGAATGGCAATGCAAACACTTGGATAAGTGTATaacataattgttttttgaaggaatgtctttaattaaatagataagattattatttcttCTGTCCAGATGTGGGGTTTAGAGAAACTGTTACCCATACAGACATTGTCAAGGCATCAAGGAAGTGTAAACGCCCTGACTCTTCATGGAGACTTTCTATTGTCTGGCTCAGAGGACCATGAGATTAAGGTAAGTCACTGATACAAATAGACCTTTCCATCTTCTTGTGGTGATGGCCAGTTAATGATTTTTTCCCCTCCTGATAGTTGAGACTTTAATCTTCcatattaaaagttttatttttcagcCATCTGTTTTCAGAGGCTACCGGTAGCTAATGTTTTCTTAGAGCAGAGCTAGCTTCTAATTACTGCAGGTTTTATTCATAGTtgaatttattgtttatttaggGGTCATTATTAACCTGTGACCAACATAAACTAACTTTAGGGTACTGAAGAGtatatgacaattttttttatatattttaataccAGTAACactttttttctgtcatttgaaAGACCAATTTAATGTTTGGCAGGTATTTAGGTATTTTCCTCTGCAATAAGTTCCAACTGTTAAATGGCATCATGTGAAGTGAAATGTCATCATTCTGGACAAAGACTTCATACTGGTTGTAAAATCATAGAGCACATTGCTTTTAAGTTAGAGAAAGTAAAACTTCAACaagatttgtttcattttaatgcATTGTATCTGTATAGGACTTGCTCTATATGACAACTTAATATTATAGAGTAATGAACTAGAAAGAATGCAGGCAACATTTAGTATGATACTAACTTAAAGCTGCTATTACTACAAAGTGTTTTTGTATCTACCGGTACTCtatttttattactttgttACAACTGAAAATGACTTATCATTTCCAAGTTGTATCTTCTACTGTTGATTTTAAATCTGCCATCTCAATTGATGGCATTACATTTATTCCTGGTGCTTTCCTGAGATTTCATTTCTGTTACTGTTATCAATATTAATGCTTTTTAAATCAGAGCTAtttatttgttacattttttactgTATGTGCTAATAATTTGTTGTACAATTTTGTTGATctgaaatctaaaaaaatgtttctgggtctattattgataaaggtaatagatctaattttattgtaatttttgtACTTCAGCATTTTACACCATGTTAATATAAAATGCATTTCAATAGACATAGTTAAGGTTTTATTAAGTTCTGTAGTTGCGTTAATAATCAAATATCTTCTTCCCAAGGCCTTAACTTAACTGAAATTATATTTCTGCAGTCTATCTGTAATATAGGTTCTAGCCTAATAAGAAGATGCTTTGTCTTAACAGTAAACCAGTATTACTGactttttcattaatttgttaTGACAAATCTTAGTTGACTAATAATATTGCCTTACACaagtttttgacattttttatcTTGTCATAATGCtggtatattaaaatattattcctTTACTGTTCTTTCATCATATACATTCCTTCAGTTTCTCTGTGGCAGCCACATTGTTAGACTTTATTTTGGAAAatacaagcatttttttttaatttttttttgcaagaccATTATCTTACTTGTATTGGGTCATATTTCAACTGTCAACAATTGCTGTGCACAGACCAATTCATTggtgaaatagatatgaatccTAAATGTTGCTTAGTGTGAATTCTTTTGTAAGAATTAAGAAGTTAGCTCCATAAATGCCATATTTTTAATGCTGATGAATATATTTCTGACACTGACACATTAATTGAATCATTTTGAAAACACAATTTTGCTGAGTAAATGGGATAAATTTAGAGCAGAGAAATGCAAAGGTCACACTCATCCCAGCATAAATCTTGAGCACCTTCCATTTAGCtaataacaaaacaagatgTTATTATGAATCAATTGTTTAATTATGAAtcaattgtttaaagttttataaaGTTCAAGAAATACTTGTTTGTTTTGCTTTCTCCCTACACTCAGTAATAGATAGTACACAAGTAGCACTATAATGagcatatataaatatgtactCTTTTATGCAAATCTGCATAATGTTCCAAAGTATTTGATTCCATTCATTTTGCATAAACCTACACAAACATCAGCATAGTCATAACTTTGtgattgtttaaaaagaaaacctaTATGAAattgtgatgatgatgatgtatgTATTTCGTGTCAGTTTTACTGCAAGACCCATTCGACTTGTGATCTATGTCTTAACTATGTTCTTATTACCTATgattaaatgaaagaaataaaatgcattgttaattttttaaacctgTCGCTCTAGTGTTATATTTTAAGAGTGTACTGTAAACTTTGTGCTCTGAGTTGCTAATTTGTAGTTGAAGATAGACAATCACACCAAGTGCAGGTAGTAAAATCAAAAGCAATACATGTCAAcagtataataaatatttatttcttttggaCTTTTTATTTCATGACAAATTCTTATTTATATCCAATTATTTATCAATCAGCAATAAATATGGTCTGTGAATAGGAGGGGCCTACAAAACTACCAGTAGACCAAatttttacacttaatttaaaaaaacaacaatacttAAAtgtagcaatttttttaaaaatatgttacatAAAAAGTGTTAACTCTAACAATATTGATCAATTGacaaaaattgaaacaatttacaaataaaaaatatgtcatTTTCCTAAGTAAGAAACTAAATCAACCAACAACTACTGTTGTGTCATCTAAATACTCATAATGGGGGACCTCCAAATTAAGGGGGGCTGGGCCTTTTCTGATTCTTCCAGAGCCATCATAATGTGAACCATGGCATGGACAGAAGTAACCTCCAGAGAAATCACCAGCCTCAGCAATAGGTACACAGCctaaaacaaagaagaaaaaaaaattgatgaacTAATTTGTTGATGAGAATAATTATGTGATAAAAACTAGTGAAAAAGGATATAGGTTTCTATTTAACAATTTGTTGCAATTCTTTTTAACCAATGCAATATATCAATATGTAAGGAAAAGGTTATAAAAGAATCCTGGACCAGTAATAAGTAAAATAGAGTACTGTTATTGTGAAATGTTCCCATATATCATTTTTAAACATTCCAAAtctacttttataaaaaaaaatgttttagtcaTTTGTTAAAATATGGACAAggtttacataaatatatttgttttaaagaaataaaactaaaattcatgaaagatttttttttaatgaaatatacaaGACACTTACCTAAATGTGTGCACACACCAATCAAAATGAGATATTTAGGATTGCTAGCTCTTTCAGAGTCAGGCTGGGGATCCCTTAACTGAGAGATATCCACAGCAGCTTCAGTGGCAATCTCTTCTTCTGTTCTGTGTTTGACAAACAAAGGCTTGCCTCTCCATGTGATTGTCACATTGCGACCTTCAGGGATGTCTCCTAACTTGATTTCTACTTTAGATATGGCCAGGGCATCTGCAGCAAAGCTCAGATTAGACACAATACCCCTGACAATGGCCTTGGCACTGTAAACACAGGCTACTGCTCcagctaaatattttaaataaatgtaaaagatAACTTCTAattttagggaaaaaaaaaataaatatgtaataaaatataatattaaccAATTCACTTCTTCAGTTTTAACACTTTTCTTTTATGCAACCAACTCATCATTGATGCTTTAAAAGTTTTTGTTGCGTTTTCTTACTtcccaaaatgttttttaatgacTTAGAATTTATTATAGAATAGTTTCCCTTAGCAAACCGTTTTTACCAAAAACAATGCTTTTAACAAATTAGTTCCTATTTATGGTTTAAAAAATCCTTAGCATATGtccaagggaaataactatgaatttgaataaattctaaaaaaaaaattgttttgcaaaaacaataaaaaaaactaagatcttatattaataaataaataaatcactttaaaataaaaaaaagcaataagtCAAAGTTTAATCCCAAAATTTATAATCCCAGTCCTCACTGAGATTCGAAACTAGGACACCAAGCCCCATTTTAGAATGtagattaaattttaaaataccaaATTAACCTGGTTGAGGACATCTAGCTTTGGCAagtcattaaaaatattaataaataaagcgaTATACACATCCATTAGTAAAAATCACCACGTTCTCGACAAGACATGATGAGCTCTTCTTATAGGAAAGTTTATAAAACTACTGTTTAGCATTCCACAACACATCAGAGCAAGGTAGAAGCTATTGGgttgaattaaaacaaaatgcttAAATTGTCTATATTttcttaatattaatttttccaATGGTAGTAAAATGTGTTGTATATTAAGCTCTTTGAAAGTATGGATAAATATCGTACAAAAACTATTATTATTGATTTGGATTGTAATTAATTTCCTAAAGCTAGCCTAGAGCTAAATGATTGTTCACAgtttggaatttttcatttttccaaTGATAGTGCCATGGATAATGAGCTCAAGTTTTCCATTGTATGTGTTTTAAATGGATAAATATCGTACAAAAACTATTATTATTGATTTGGATTGTAATTAATTTCCTAAAGCTAGCCTAGAGCTAAATGATTGTTCACAgtttggaatttttcatttttccaaTGATAGTGCCATGGATAATGAGCTCAAGTTTTCCATTGTATGtgttttaaatgtgtttaattttaaatagtCATAATCCAaaactaaattttttgttttgtaaagctATCAATACCttaaggtaaaaaaacaacaacttataaaTACTTAATTTCTACACACTGTTCTATctgcacatttttaaaataaaaagcttttaacatctggtttttaatttaaaaaaaaaaaaaaaagacaaacttgTTCTGTACAAGATAAAAAGCTCttattatataaaagttaaaaaagacTGCTGGTAATTTCCTATCGGATTATACCACAGTAGGAGTTACGTGTAAACACTGCATTCTATCATAATACAAATTAATGTATTAAATATTAAGTTGTTTGCctttagaaaaaagaaatggagcAGTTTAACATCATGCTAAGGACTCTTAAAATATACTATACAAACCTCCTACAACAAGGTAGGATGTAAGTTTTCTCTCAGCATCTGACTGTCCAGACTGTGAGTCAGCTTTCTTAACCTGGTCACGTCTATATGCAGAAAAATCTGGTACTTTCAAGTCTGTGTGGGCAAAACGTACTTGTGTTGTACCtatcaaattaaaaacaatcaCTTGAACTTAGTAAAAATAAGACATTTTACAACTAATGTGCTCTTTCTCAATTCAAACAAAgtttgaaaaacaacaaaataatgtgtGCAGAATGGTTTATAAAGATAAATTCTAATAAATTTCTTATATTATTTGTATGGCACATTTGAATCATTTACTTTGACAACTTATCCATTAATCTACAAGCTATGAAAAACAAACCAACAATGTAAATAACTAAGACATAGGCCCTACCAAGTGAAGAAATCATTATTCCTCATTATTTGATTTAACACAATTGTtatacaaaacattaaaacactAAATTTATTACCAAACACACCAGTAAAAGATACCCTTtctgcctatatatatatatatgctggaTCAGATTCCTGCGCTTAGTAAAAATTGTAACTTAATTGTAAATTACCTAAGTCAACAGCTACCGAACAGCATTTTTTTCCATTAACCTCCTGTGGATTTTTGTAAATGGTGCGGGCAATGTATACAAAATATATGTACATGCAAACtttgggaggaaaaaaaactagCTTTGGTATTTGCCagttcaatgaaaacaaaaaagcaacTTATGCAAAGAAGTAAAGTTTGAATACATGACACATCCTATTTTCCTCttgataacaaaataatttaatatagacTTAGTAACTATAGATCTCTAGAGCACAAGCATGTAGATAACATTATAATGTATGCTGAAGGCGCAATTATAGAAACATAAATTCaagaattaaatttattaaataagagaaataatttaaaatggcaCACTAATTTAAGTAAGTTTTGATCTAGattagcttctagagtctataagggaaaaatttaaaaaaagaaaggtgtTTCAAAGGTAAGAGAGTAGCTAGCCGAAAACAAAAAACGGAAGTGCGGAAGTTAAAAATGACTGATAATTTAGACattgctttttttgtgtgttttttcaCATAGGCTGCACTTGGAAATATATTGAATACTTTTAATTGAAATGTGAgaagtttaaaagaaatattatatACTACTTTAGACAATGGCCTATTTAATGCTTAATTAAGATTTTGTTcaagtttattatattttttaaatttattatgcaAATACCCCTTTTTTGTTTCTACCAATACAGGGTTCAAGAAAATtgtctaacattttttttttcacactagACATCATGCCTGGCTATAATGCTACCAAGTTTTATCACGCTATCTTATGCACTTCATATTGCAAAGTTGAAATTTACagttttaataaagaaatttcttaaaaaaacataaaaccaCGTCAGGCCTGATATACTccatatattaattttattttttttttagtttaaaagcgcatttttttttaaatttcttttacaaGACTATTTTGATCacaattttataatattttgttatttgtaaaaatgtttgtaaaatgttttacatatttcggatgttccttcagagttgaagatagtttacttcttagtccaaacctcccgcaggacaacgggggatgggagcgggcagggtttgaaccctcgaccgtcgataaatccgaacgacagtctagcgcgcaaaccgcacgaccaggcagccatcacaACTACGCAATTTTGTCCACACCACTCTGACATTTCTTGTAACTCAGGACctgataatttgtttatttccttcaatataaaatttacattctaaacaagtaaagttcataaataaaaataaaatcagatttgtgagttagaaatttacttttatttaataagtatTTCTATCATCTACGAAACTCAAATTCAACTTTTGACCTGGATGTGTCTTGCCCAGCCAAGCTCGGCTTAGCCAGCACAAACTCTCCTCTCACTTGTTCCATTGGGTTCAATGTTAGGTCaaaaggccaaaaaaaaaaaaatcattaccttctaactgttaaacatacagtcataatttattgaaaagttctaaaaagtattttaatgatgtagatctactatctactaacaaaaaattgttttttttatttcacttcccTAGCCctagacttagtcttagacAGAGGTTGTTactgtatataatataataattagactgctagtgactagtctagaatcactctagatctatcatctatataaatattataatatattccAGGTCCATAGCATGGGCATAGAAGGGGGGGCGGAattcagtgactgattttttgctttcactttgtttattttaggtgacattttaatactaaatcatcacttaccacagcacagccgagggggttttgaatttaaaaaccctctaccaggggggttttgagtttaaaaccccctaccagggggttttgagatttttaaaaaccctatcagggggttttctACCAGGGGGTATTGAATTTTTTCAAAAActctatcagggggttttgagataaaaatccctctaccagggggttttgagtttgaaaccccctaccaggggttttgactTTTAAACCCTttacaggggttttgagtttaaaacctcctaccaggggttttgcagttaaatccccctcttctataagcAAAACTAAAAAAcgataatccccaaattccaagaaaacagctaaggaagattttgactttaaaaccgaCTCCAAAAAtaacgataaaccccctctcaatataaaaaaagcaaattacacactcaaaattctatgagcgtagccaaaggggttttgagtttatccCCACTCCTCCaattggggtttgaagctaaaaagtacctattcaataaaaaaaaaagcaaattacacactagatataatctatgagcgtagccaaagggggttttgagtttaaaaccccctgccagcggggtttgaagcagcaaaatacctcttcaatatttaaaaaaaagcaaattacgcactcaaaatgctatgagcgtagccaaagggggttttgagtttaaatcccccttcagagggttttgatgctaaaaaaatacctcttcaatataaaaaaggcaaattacacactaaaattctttgagcgtagctaagctaaTGAGGGGTTTTAAGTtcaaatccccctcctccagatggcttttttttttttatgcaaaacccctccagatggttttgagtttaaaattccacTACAGAGCGTTGAAAAcgtctctcttcaatattattttaaagcaaactacagtgaccaaattctatgacacaagctaaatggggttttgaatttaaaaaaaaaaaaaaaaaaaaactccagagattttttagtttaaaacccctcaacagatgattttgacgataaaactttccttttcgaaataaaatctaaagcgaaatacaggcatgtaattccaagagcgtagttgagagaggttacaaatttctaccagtggctgggctccattaataaagtgtgaatagtcatctgccgaaattgaaaaacactaaatgtggctcaacaaaaatggctaagacagattttaggaatcagttatagagatcgggtctaaataaaaaaatcatatgccgaactggaagtcgtACCCTtaataaggttgtgacagagcgtcgcatgaggttttgccgGACATGTTccccgacaaaatgaattacgcataataagagttgcggcaacagcttgccggaaaatgcgccgaacgacgcaagagagatctagagtaaagtgcgaagttcgaaaTTATTAAGCCCGCAGGCAGCAATTTTCacgtttggatttttatagcaccgtaacggtctgacctatgaaaaaactgatggtatctctgaattcctcgtccttttgtctataaaaatagattggatttaatgtatcactaagcttggttaaaattaaatatgaggtcaaagaggtgtagggtaggtatcgccaagcgtactttacctcgagcggatttttccccagttagtaagctcAAATGAGTTGATGGAAGGTTCgaacagatcaaagaaaatatatctaaaaacatgttttaatatttaattttcactataaagtcattttctttttactccagcgcaagaacgccatccattgcaccatttcccaccctccacaacttcaaatagtctctttaagCTGATGAGCAATCAGACTTTAAAAAAGCCTTAAGcccattacccatttccttcactaccgggtagtaaaaaagaataattccacacctcctgagtttgacctcaccaCGAACTTAGCCAAAcaaggaaatagtatgtgtcggaagtaaagaaaaaaggtgcatgcgcagtagcaatatagtagtaatttggtaaacattcaaatcaaaaagttttagcaataaaaagtgaactttTCGAACCTCTTGACAAATCAGGGctgctcgaacttcgcactttactctatgtcagtaagaaaagcacattaggtttttgaaataaaactttttaatagcaagataatgcactgtagatacctcagaatatgcattttgttgactttcaataccagaaatagtgcggggcgctgggggagcgctgcgagctcccccaaacctctttgctagcaagggcggggagtctacaagttttccactaattccaggaagaacctattctagtacacaataaacgtcttccgaaagggtcagaatgtaataaagattaattaagtacacacacacacacaaaattccgggggggggggggggtccgaaAAAAATCCTGCCATGGTCCATAGTAGCTAGGCGAAAAAAGCGGAAGtgtgaaagtaaaaaatgaCCGATAAACTTGAGATTGcgtttttgactttttttcacATAAACCACACTTGCAAATTTAGTACACTTTTGAATGAAATACCGGTAATAGAAGTTTTAAACTTGTGTTATCGATTACTTTAGACAATGGCCTATATAAAGCTTAATTacggcttttttaaaagttatttgtcatttttacatttattataaaaaatactcaatttttgttttttgcaatACAGGGTCCAGGAAAATGAtcaatgattcattttttttccacggTAGATATCATGCCTGGCTATAATTCTACCAAGTTTTATCGCGATATCTACATCGCATCGCTCAAAAACTTGAAAATACGGTTTACCATTGGGGGCTATGGGATTTTCAGAATTTACTGAATTTTGATAAGAAAATTTCGTCATCAATGTAAAACCACTGGAGGCCATGTAAGGCCTAATATTCTGGATATATTCAAATAGATTTTATGTATTAATCGTCGTCGCATGAATTATAAAGcgcatttgaaaaataattgtttcagacgattttgatcccactttttaaatatttttttattttctgccatCAGAACGCCGCCATTTTGTCCCCGCCTCTCTGACaattcttgtagatctagacccgataatttgtttatttcatcaatatttacattttaaacaagtaaagttcataaatataaattaaatcagatttgtgagctagaaattcacTATGTGACTATTATatgaatactaaatctactattaaatttcttatttaataagtagatttatcctctacgaaactcaattcaaactttttaactttttgagcgGGGGGTGTGTCTCGCTGGCTTAGCGAGAGACGCTCTCATGATGACTCATCTTACTTGTTCCATGTCAACAATGCTAGGCCTAGGCCAAAACGACaccaaaaaaatcataactttctaactattagacatacagtcataatttaaacaccattggaaagttctttataagtattttaatgatgtactaacgaaaaattgttttttcaaagatcaaTTTTTTATATCACCTCCCTATCCATAGTCATAGTAtctatttaatctattttatctagacTCCAGAATGAGTGAGATTACCATTGaaacaattgattttaaaattatgagTATGAGATGATCATGATTAGAtctctata contains the following coding sequences:
- the LOC106068942 gene encoding cytochrome b-c1 complex subunit Rieske, mitochondrial-like — translated: MTCSSFAIEGIATLKMISLPKSSIIQAAVKAVPRGNLLSVSLPTISTPSKITVEQPAKKLTSFSLSQNLVRTVPSVSTSLSGTTQVRFAHTDLKVPDFSAYRRDQVKKADSQSGQSDAERKLTSYLVVGAGAVACVYSAKAIVRGIVSNLSFAADALAISKVEIKLGDIPEGRNVTITWRGKPLFVKHRTEEEIATEAAVDISQLRDPQPDSERASNPKYLILIGVCTHLGCVPIAEAGDFSGGYFCPCHGSHYDGSGRIRKGPAPLNLEVPHYEYLDDTTVVVG